A stretch of Pseudoalteromonas sp. A25 DNA encodes these proteins:
- a CDS encoding GbsR/MarR family transcriptional regulator, protein MNLSPKIENFVLHCGEMGSRWGFNRTIGQMVALLVIHEKPLTANEIAESLKISRGNVSMGIKELQSWQLVKVTHIPGDRKEYYAPNGSIWDLANRVFEERRKREIDPTLSLLRDQLLEGSETPEEEYAQEQIQTIHDLLETITKWSAELQRLSPEQLQTLMKLGSSVSKVIDLKDKLLNKS, encoded by the coding sequence ATGAATTTATCTCCAAAAATTGAAAACTTTGTACTGCACTGCGGTGAAATGGGTAGCCGTTGGGGTTTTAATAGAACCATAGGCCAAATGGTTGCACTTTTGGTGATCCACGAAAAGCCCCTTACTGCTAACGAAATTGCCGAGTCACTCAAGATCAGTCGTGGCAATGTCAGCATGGGTATAAAAGAGTTACAGTCTTGGCAACTTGTTAAAGTCACTCATATCCCAGGTGATAGAAAAGAATATTATGCACCAAATGGCAGCATTTGGGATTTAGCCAACCGTGTTTTTGAAGAACGCAGAAAGCGTGAAATTGACCCCACCCTTTCTTTACTTCGAGATCAACTACTTGAAGGAAGTGAAACCCCAGAGGAGGAATACGCTCAAGAGCAGATTCAAACTATCCATGATTTACTAGAGACCATCACCAAATGGTCAGCAGAGTTACAACGTTTATCCCCCGAGCAGTTACAAACACTGATGAAGTTAGGCTCTTCTGTAAGTAAAGTGATTGATTTAAAGGATAAGTTGCTTAATAAATCTTAA
- a CDS encoding LysE family translocator has product MSFEGFLGLFIAMVVVAVIPGPAVLTITTASVTGGFKRGLYMTIGLVLADYIFIILAILGLSHISELMGEAFIYVKYVCAAYLIWLGIGMWRAKPAAVGTSKRINSHNDVLAGLLLTLSNPKAILFYVALFPAFVTLHSVRFFDMLAILACATLAFGSVNLAYSYLASHLSKSLNANKQFPILQKVAGTIMASAGISVAIQE; this is encoded by the coding sequence TTGTCATTTGAAGGCTTCTTAGGATTATTCATTGCCATGGTTGTTGTTGCCGTCATTCCAGGACCAGCTGTGTTGACGATTACCACAGCGTCAGTGACTGGGGGGTTTAAACGCGGGTTGTACATGACAATTGGTCTTGTTTTGGCGGATTATATTTTTATCATACTTGCCATTTTGGGTTTGAGCCACATATCAGAGCTGATGGGCGAGGCATTTATTTACGTAAAATATGTCTGTGCTGCTTATTTAATTTGGTTAGGTATTGGTATGTGGCGAGCAAAACCTGCCGCCGTTGGTACGAGCAAACGTATTAATAGTCATAATGACGTCCTTGCTGGCTTACTTTTAACATTAAGTAATCCAAAAGCAATTTTATTCTATGTTGCGTTATTTCCGGCTTTTGTCACTCTGCATTCTGTTCGCTTCTTTGATATGTTAGCTATTTTGGCTTGTGCTACACTCGCCTTCGGCTCCGTTAACCTTGCCTATTCATACTTAGCATCTCATTTAAGCAAGTCGCTTAATGCAAATAAGCAATTTCCTATTTTACAAAAAGTAGCTGGCACCATCATGGCCTCAGCGGGCATATCTGTGGCAATCCAAGAGTAA